One window of Cervus elaphus chromosome 2, mCerEla1.1, whole genome shotgun sequence genomic DNA carries:
- the ZDHHC13 gene encoding palmitoyltransferase ZDHHC13 isoform X2, whose translation MVILLLQYGADPALIDGEGFCGIHLAVLFQHMPIIAYLISKGQSVNTIDVNGQTPLMLSANKVLGPEPTGFLLKFNPSLNIVDKIHQNTPLHWAVAAGNVNAVDKLLEAGSSLDVRNVKGETPLDMALQSKNRLIIHMLKTEAKTRANKNFRLWRWLQKCEVFLLLLLSVITMWAVGYILDFDSDSWLLKGFLLIILFFLTSLFPRFLLGYKSLIYLPTVFLLSSIFWMFMTWFILFFPDVAGTPLYFLFIISIVAFLYFFYKTWATDPGFTKASEEEKKMSIITLAETGCLDFRTFCTSCLMRKPLRSLHCHVCNSCVARYDQHCLWTGRCIGFGNHHYYILFLFFLSIVCDWIIYESFIYWSNHCTTTFKEDGLWTYLNQTVTCSPWVMYIFMLASFHFSWSMFLLINQLFQIAFLGLTSYERTSLLKQSKHMKQTLSLRRTPYNLGFTQNLADFFQCGCFGLVKPCAVDWTSQYTMVFHPAKEKVLRSV comes from the exons ATGGTCATATTATTACTGCAGTATGGTGCAGACCCCGCTCTCATTGATGGAGAGGGATTCTGCGGCATCCACCTGGCCGTGTTATTTCAGCACATGCCCATTATAGCATATCTCATCTCTAAAGGACAG AGTGTGAACACGATAGATGTAAACGGGCAGACACCTCTCATGTTATCAGCTAACAAAGTACTTGG GCCAGAACCAACtggatttcttttaaagtttaatcCTTCTCTCAATATAGTTGATAAAATACATCAAAACACTCCACTTCACTGGGCAGTTGCAGCAGGAAATGTTAATGCTGTTGATAAGCTCTTGGAAGCTGGTTCTAGCCTGGATGTCCGAAATGTTAAG ggaGAAACCCCTCTTGACATGGCCCTGCAAAGCAAAAATCGGCTCATTATTCACATGCTAAAAACAGAGGCCAAAACTCGAGCCAACAAAAATTTCAGACTTTGGAGATGGCTGCAGAAATGCGAG GTCTTCCTGCTACTGCTACTTTCTGTGATTACCATGTGGGCTGTTGGATACATATTGGACTTCGATTCAGATTCTTGGCTTCTAAAAGgatttcttttaataatattgTTTTTTCTGACGTCTTTGTTTCCAAG gttctTGCTCGGGTACAAGAGCCTTATATACTTACCAACAGTCTTTCTGCTGAGTTCCATATTTTGGATGTTTATGACTTGGTTCATCTTATTCTTTCCTG ATGTCGCAGGCACacctttatatttccttttcattatcaGCATAGTAGCCTTCCTCTATTTTTTCTACAAGACTTGGGCAACTGACCCAGGGTTCACTAAGgcttcagaagaagaaaagaaaatg AGTATCATCACCCTTGCAGAGACCGGCTGCCTGGACTTCAGAACATTTTGTACATCCTGTCTT ATGAGGAAGCCCTTAAGGTCACTGCATTGCCACGTGTGCAACTCCTGTGTGGCTCGCTACGACCAACACTGCCTGTGGACCGGACGGTGCATAG GTTTTGGCAACCATCACTATTacatattattcttatttttcctttccatcgTGTGTGACTGGATTATATATGAATCTTTCATCT ATTGGTCAAATCATTGTACCACAACTTTCAAAGAAGATGGACTGTGGACCTACCTCAATCAGACTGTGACCTGTTCCCCTTGGGTCATGTATATCTTCATGTTAgcaagttttcatttctcatggtcaatgtttttattaataaatcaactttttcag attgcttTTCTGGGCCTGACCTCCTATGAGAGAACCAGCCTGCTGAAGCAGAGCAAGCACATGAAACAGACGTTGTCCCTCAGGAGGACCCCGTACAA CCTTGGGTTCACACAGAACCTCGCAGATTTCTTCCAGTGCGGCTGCTTTGGCTTGGTCAAGCCCTGTGCAGTAGACTGGACTTCACAGTACACCATGGTCTTTCACCCGGCTAAAGAGAAAGTTCTTCGCTCAGTATGA